The genomic region TGTTGAACAGAATCTCCTCCTACATTGAGGATGGAACACTAACAATAGATATAGACTCCCCAGATTTTATACTCGATCTCGACACAAGGATCGTACAAACTGACCCGAAAGTTGTACGATTTAAAAACCGAGGTAAGTGGTTTAACCCTCCATGGGGGCATCTGAGAATTAGAATTGAGGATACTCATCCAGTCTCCCTTGCGCGTTTAGGGCTTGAGTTCTACCAATCCTACATTGCGGAGGCCGAAAACTGGCTCAACGGCAAGGGAGCACAATGCAGTATTAAGTAATTTTGTATTCGAGAATACAGTCGAAACCACTTCATCGTGTGTTGAATGGCGTCCGCGAATACTATATATTGTAATAGTGCTCATCGCAGCTGTTTATTCTTTGCTGCTTGAGTTGGAAAGAACGCTTTGGCGGACTGGCGCAAGTGATGATGATCACCGATGCGCAGGCGCTTGGTCGCTCAATCACGATTTATGTGAGGCAGTGACTCAGGGCAGTGCGTCAATACATTGGCTTCTAATCCCCAGAACGACCCGGGAAGCCGATGAGGTTCTTTTTCAGCGAGGGCTGGAGCGTGGAGGCAGTTCGGTGAAAGTTCGTGAATCCAAGTCTAGAGCGTTAGAGGGTTGGGCAACGGTGTTATCAGCTGTATCAGCACTGTTATTGCTCATCGCGATGGTTGTTGGGCCGGAATCGATAACCAGGCCAAACACCAGAGACTCCGGGATCGCAATGATAAGCATTCGCACCCCCGGGCAATTGCTGCTTGAGTTGGAAAGAACGCTTTGGCACACTGGCGCAAGTGATGATGATCACCGATGCGCAGGCGCTTGGTCGCTCAATCACGATTTATGTGAGGCTGTGACTCAGGGCAGTGGACTTCTCGATCGGTTTGTGGGGATTTTAAGGGTCAAACCGGCAAGAGTTATCTCCTCCTAGCGTGTCCTACCTATATAAAGGCCTTAACGATGGGGCAAACTGCACTTTATAACGTTTCGAATAACTCTCGGCTTTTAAAATCTTGGAAAAAAATAAATTCGCGCGCAACTGGCTCAAAACGCTTAGTAAGTGGAGTTGATAGAGTTTCTGTTGAAGATTTCAACTCTATTAGCAATAAGCAGCTTGAGCTAATTCAACAGGAACTTCGGAAGCGTCGTTACCGTTTTTCTAATCTCTCAGCGTTTACGATCCCAAAAGAAAATGGCGATTACCGGATTATTAATATTCCAATTATCCAAGACCGCATCGTTCAGTCGGCCTTATTAGATTTCCTTTCAGATAAATCAATCTTCAAATCTCAATCAAACTATGGGTTCCTGAAAGGCAAGACTGTTAAAAAAGCCCTTGAGAAATTTTTGGCATTGAGAACAAATTTCCCTTACGTTGTTAAAGTGGATGTTGAGGCATTCTTCGACACTATTCCAAGAATTGAATTGATAAAGCGTGTTAAAAGTAAAATTCGTTATCCATCAATACGCCAGCTTATTTTCGATATAATAGAGTGTGATTCCGAGTTCCGCTCTCAAGCTGACCTGAAGAAAGCAGAAGCAAAAGGATTGAAAAAAGGCACGGGAATACGCCAAGGAATGCCACTTAGTCCTTTCCTCGCTAATTTGTATTTAGACCAGCTTGATCTCTTCGTAGAGAAAAAAGGATATTCTTTAGTGCGATACGCCGACGATTTTGTTGTTTTGTGCTCAAGTCATTCTGAAGCAGAAAAAGCGAAGTTGGAGGTGATTTCTTGCCTAAGTGGATTAGGATTATTAGTCAGTGATAAGAAAACTGCTATATTTTGCCCGGAAGATAAAGTTGAATTTTTGGGAATCGATTGTTCATTAACTGAATCCAATAATTATTGCTTAGAGCTATCAAATAATAAAATTCGAAGATTGAT from Marinobacter sp. LV10R510-11A harbors:
- a CDS encoding reverse transcriptase domain-containing protein translates to MGQTALYNVSNNSRLLKSWKKINSRATGSKRLVSGVDRVSVEDFNSISNKQLELIQQELRKRRYRFSNLSAFTIPKENGDYRIINIPIIQDRIVQSALLDFLSDKSIFKSQSNYGFLKGKTVKKALEKFLALRTNFPYVVKVDVEAFFDTIPRIELIKRVKSKIRYPSIRQLIFDIIECDSEFRSQADLKKAEAKGLKKGTGIRQGMPLSPFLANLYLDQLDLFVEKKGYSLVRYADDFVVLCSSHSEAEKAKLEVISCLSGLGLLVSDKKTAIFCPEDKVEFLGIDCSLTESNNYCLELSNNKIRRLISNLSSFQNINYCLKNNVRLFGLEKRLDSMILGYLQAYDVCQNYQSIKDKLYAEKNKTIRFVVENGIGVKMNSLDENQKKFLGVA